A DNA window from Engystomops pustulosus chromosome 10, aEngPut4.maternal, whole genome shotgun sequence contains the following coding sequences:
- the PTCH2 gene encoding protein patched homolog 2, whose protein sequence is MASVPPTQGERGFTDLPPGYKSSYQGSDLLRRPSYCHAAFALKQISKGKAVGQKAPLWLRAQFQSLLFSLGCSIQRHCGKVLFIGLLVFGALAVGLRVASIETDIERLWVEAGSRVSQELSYTKEKMGEESIYTSQMLIQTPKKEGENILTQEALLLHLNAALAASKVQVSMYGKSWDLNKICYKSGVPIIENGMIERMIEKLFPCVIITPLDCFWEGSQLQGGSAYLPGRRDIQWTNLDPLQLMEELSQFTSLDGFKEMLDKAEVGQAYMERPCLDPTDSECPDSSPNKKSQETPDIVTTLQNGCHGFSKKFMYWQKELILGGMSKGSSGELKRAEALQTMYLLMSPGQLYEHFKDDYEIHDINWNEEKAAAILESWQRKFVEQAQQSIPQNSSQDIHAFSTTTLNDIMKSFSDVSAIRVAGGYLLMLAYACVTMLRWDCSKSQGAVGLAGVLLVALSVASGLGLCSLLGISFNAATTQVLPFLALGIGVDDMFLLAHAFTETSLSTPLKERTGECLRRTGTSVALTSINNMIAFFMAALVPIPALRAFSLQAAIVVVFNFAMVLLIFPAILSLDLHRREDQRLDILCCFYSPCSSRVIQIQPQEMPDANDNHTYHPSSYGNSTITTSTHITTTVQAFTQCDSSGHHVVTILPPTSQISTSPSVIVPTVDPLGSQVFGPSSSTRDLLSQVNETKGRRECVPLPFLKWSLSDFAREKYAPLLLKPEMKGIVVALFMALLGLGLYGTTMVHDGLYLTDIVPRETKEYNFISAQFKYFSFYNMFIVTKGGFDYPKAQTSLYQLHESFGSVKYVVREEGRDLPKMWLHYFQDWLRGLQDSFDKDWQSGHLSPDNYRNATEDGILAYKLLIQTGNKKDPFNFDQLGTRRLVDENGLIPQDAFYIYLTVWVSNDPLGYAASQANFYPQPPEWIHDRYDTIGENLRIPAAEPIEFAQFPFYLNGLRQTSDFIEAIESVRSVCKEFAEQGVYSYPSGYPFLFWEQYIGLRHWFLLAISIVLACTFLVCALLLLNPWTAGIIVFILAMMTVELFGIMGLIGIKLSAIPVVILIASVGIGVEFTVHVALGFLTAIGDRNQRSVLALEHMFAPVLDGAISTLLGVLMLAGSEFDFILRYFFAVLTILTILGLLNGLVLLPVLLSLIGPPAEVTPTDNSSRLPTPTPEPPHLNHHAFYMQHKTAGRGGFSDPEDSSEYYSETTATSGMEEDDPQLYERSPYIIPPKPSHILLEASKNPSHPKIMLVKPCKGSQGDVLQDNSEKTQDNKDSQEPKDWRKCHQGSAWAKQPPTSRTQYSSRPLGHRTTPPAYCTKVTGPSGSITTVTATASVTVAVHPSLPGAVRTYSHEGYEDSDADCMEHRTTWARSKNRHPEVYELEDLERPSAVH, encoded by the exons CGGGAAGCCGGGTCAGCCAGGAGCTCAGCTACACGAAAGAGAAGATGGGAGAGGAGTCCATCTACACCTCACAGATGCTCATCCAGACCCCAAAGAAGGAAGGCGAAAATATACTGACCCAAGAGGCTCTTCTGCTGCACCTCAACGCTGCGCTGGCTGCTAGTAAAGTGCAGGTCTCAATGTATGGAAA GTCCTGGGATCTGAACAAGATTTGCTATAAGTCGGGGGTCCCTATAATCGAGAATGGGATGATAGAGCGG ATGATTGAGAAGCTTTTCCCGTGTGTCATCATCACTCCCTTGGACTGTTTTTGGGAAGGGTCGCAGCTGCAGGGAGGCTCCGCCTATTTACC GGGAAGGAGAGACATTCAATGGACAAATCTGGACCCCCTCCAGCTGATGGAGGAGCTGAGCCAATTCACCAGCCTCGATGGCTTCAAAGAGATGCTGGACAAGGCTGAGGTGGGACAGGCGTATATGGAGCGGCCTTGTCTCGACCCCACGGACTCCGAGTGTCCAGACAGTTCCCCCAACAAGAAGTCTCAGGAG ACCCCAGACATTGTCACCACACTTCAGAACGGTTGCCACGGCTTCTCTAAGAAGTTCATGTACTGGCAGAAGGAGCTGATTTTGGGTGGGATGTCTAAAGGATCCAGTGGAGAGTTGAAGAG GGCTGAAGCTCTGCAGACCATGTACCTCCTGATGAGCCCGGGGCAGCTCTATGAACATTTCAAAGATGACTATGAAATCCATGACATCAACTGGAATGAGGAGAaggccgccgccatcttggaatCATGGCAGCGGAAGTTTGTGGAG CAAGCGCAGCAGTCCATCCCGCAGAATTCATCCCAGGACAtccacgccttctccaccaccaccctCAATGATATCATGAAGTCTTTTTCGGATGTCAGTGCCATTCGCGTGGCTGGCGGGTACCTGCTGATG CTGGCTTATGCCTGTGTCACCATGCTGCGCTGGGATTGTTCCAAGTCTCAAGGAGCAGTGGGTCTGGCTGGCGTCCTCCTTGTAGCTCTCTCTGTGGCATCGGGCCTGGGACTCTGCTCCCTTCTTGGCATCTCCTTCAATGCGGCAACAACCCAG GTGCTGCCGTTTCTCGCACTGGGTATAGGTGTGGACGATATGTTCCTGCTGGCACATGCCTTCACAGAAACCAGCTTGAGTACCCCTCTAAAG GAAAGGACGGGCGAATGTCTGAGACGCACAGGAACAAGTGTAGCGCTGACATCCATCAATAATATGATTGCTTTTTTCATGGCGGCCTTGGTTCCGATCCCAGCATTACGGGCGTTCTCCCTGCAG GCTGCTATTGTGGTCGTATTTAATTTTGCAATGGTTTTGCTAATATTTCCTGCCATATTAAGCTTGGATCTGCATCGTAGAGAGGATCAGAGACTGGACATTCTCTGCTGCTTCTACAG TCCTTGCTCTTCCAGAGTCATTCAGATTCAACCTCAAGAAATGCCTGATGCCAATGACAATCACACATACCATCCGTCATCTTATGGGAATTCCACCATCACTACCAGCACCCACATCACCACCACCGTCCAGGCCTTCACCCAGTGTGACTCCTCTGGGCACCACGTGGTCACCATCCTGCCGCCAACCTCCCAGATCTCCACTTCACCTTCTGTTATCGTCCCCACTGTGGACCCTTTGGGGTCACAGGTTTTCGGACCCTCAAGTTCCACCCGGGATTTGCTGTCTCAGGTGAATGAAACCAAAGGAAGGCGTGAGTGTGTCCCTCTTCCCTTCCTGAAGTGGAGCCTCTCCGACTTTGCCCGTGAAAAGTACGCCCCTTTATTGTTGAAGCCAGAGATGAAG GGAATTGTGGTTGCTCTCTTCATGGCTCTCCTAGGCCTTGGCTTGTATGGAACTACCATGGTTCATGATGGACTCTACTTAACGGACATTGTCCCTCGAGAGACAAAGGAATACAACTTCATCTCTGCCCAGTTCAAGTATTTCTCCTTCTACAACATGTTCATCGTTACTAAAGGCGGCTTTGACTACCCCAAGGCTCAGACATCCTTGTACCAACTCCACGAATCCTTTGGCTCAGTCAAGTATGTCGTCCGAGAGGAGGGAAGAGACCTTCCCAAAATGTGGCTGCATTATTTCCAGGACTGGCTGAGAG GTCTGCAGGACTCCTTTGACAAGGATTGGCAGTCGGGCCACCTCTCTCCGGATAATTACCGTAACGCCACCGAAGATGGCATTCTGGCTTATAAACTCCTCATCCAGACAGGGAACAAGAAGGACCCCTTTAATTTTGACCAG cTCGGCACTCGGCGACTGGTGGACGAGAACGGCCTGATTCCTCAGGATGCTTTCTATATCTACCTGACCGTGTGGGTGAGCAATGATCCTCTGGGCTATGCTGCCTCACAGGCCAACTTCTACCCTCAGCCTCCAGAATGGATCCATGACCGATATGACACCATTGGGGAAAACCTGAGAA ttccAGCTGCAGAACCCATTGAATTTGCCCAGTTTCCCTTCTACTTGAACGGTCTGCGCCAGACGTCAGATTTTATTGAAGCCATTGAGAGCGTGCGTTCCGTCTGTAAGGAGTTTGCGGAGCAGGGGGTGTACAGCTACCCCAGCGGTTACCCCTTCCTCTTCTGGGAGCAGTACATCGGTCTGCGGCACTGGTTCCTGCTGGCCATCAGCATCGTCCTGGCATGTACATTCTTGGTGTGCGCCCTTCTCCTGCTCAATCCCTGGACAGCTGGCATCATT GTGTTTATCTTGGCAATGATGACGGTGGAGCTGTTTGGCATCATGGGGCTGATTGGTATCAAGCTCAGCGCCATCCCTGTGGTAATCCTCATCGCCTCTGTTGGCATCGGAGTAGAGTTCACGGTTCATGTGGCTTTG GGATTTCTCACCGCTATTGGTGACCGGAACCAGCGCTCTGTACTCGCTCTGGAGCATATGTTTGCTCCAGTTCTTGACGGCGCGATATCCACTCTTCTCGGGGTGCTGATGCTGGCAGGATCCGAGTTTGACTTTATATTAAG GTATTTCTTTGCTGTGCTCACGATCCTCACCATCCTGGGACTGCTGAACGGTCTggtgctgctccctgtcctgctgtCCTTGATCGGACCCCCAGCTGAG GTGACCCCTACGGACAATAGCAGCCGCCTCCCGACCCCCACCCCTGAACCCCCACATCTCAACCACCACGCCTTCTACATGCAGCACAAAACCGCAGGACGAGGGGGCTTCAGTGATCCTGAGGACTCCTCCGAATATTACTCCGAGACCACCGCTACGTCAGGCATGGAGGAGGATGACCCCCAGCTCTATGAACGCAGCCCCTATATCATCCCCCCCAAACCATCACACATCCTGCTGGAAGCCAGCAAAAACCCCTCGCACCCGAAGATCATG ctggtGAAGCCGTGTAAAGGAAGTCAAGGAGACGTCCTGCAGGACAATAGTGAAAAAACCCAGGATAATAAGGACTCTCAGGAGCCTAAAGACTGGAGAAAGTGTCACCAGGGGTCTGCATGGGCCAAGCAGCCCCCCACTTCCAGGACTCAGTACAGTAGTCGGCCTCTGGGCCACAGGACTACCCCTCCAGCCTACTGTACAAAGGTGACGGGCCCCAGCGGCTCCATCACTACCGTGACAGCCACGGCCTCAGTGACAGTCGCAGTGCACCCCAGCCTGCCCGGCGCCGTGCGGACGTACAGCCACGAAGGATACGAAGACAGTGATGCCGACTGTATGGAGCACAGGACCACATGGGCCAGGAGCAAAAACCGCCACCCGGAGGTGTATGAGCTGGAGGACCTGGAGCGGCCGTCTGCTGTACACTAG